A region from the Phycisphaerae bacterium genome encodes:
- the hutU gene encoding urocanate hydratase, with protein sequence MTPSSTAAAPKSQRVVRAPRGTTITCKGWLQEAAMRMLMNNLDPEVAELPEQLIVYGGSGKAARSWKDFERIVAALRELENDETLLVQSGRAVGIARTHPDAPRVLIANSLLVPAWATWDEFRRLEAKGLTMYGQMTAGSWIYIGTQGILQGTYETFGAAAKEHFGGSLKGRLVVTGGLGGMGGAQPLAATMNGGVCLCVEVDQARIERRIRTRYLDRWTADLDEALNWCNDAKNKGEAHSVGLLGNCADVLPELIHRGVTPDLLTDQTSAHDALNGYVPNGMRYADATALRERDPERYIGESMKAMGVHVQAMIELQKRGALTFDYGNNIRGQAKLVGVENAFDIQGFVPLFIRPLFCEGQGPFRWAALSGDPKDLARTDRAVLETFPENEHLCRWIRLAGERVAFQGLPARICWLGYGERAKMGLVFNELVRKGEVSAPIVIGRDHLDCGSVASPNRETEGMKDGSDAIADWPVLNALLNTACGASWVSVHHGGGVGIGYALHAGQVIVADGTKEAAARLERVLTADPATGVFRHVDAGYEKAAQIAKERGVKVPK encoded by the coding sequence ATGACCCCATCTTCTACCGCCGCAGCGCCGAAGTCCCAGCGCGTCGTCCGTGCCCCCCGCGGCACGACGATCACTTGCAAGGGTTGGCTCCAGGAAGCCGCCATGCGCATGCTCATGAACAATCTCGACCCCGAAGTGGCCGAGCTTCCCGAGCAGCTCATCGTTTACGGCGGCAGCGGCAAGGCGGCGCGCTCCTGGAAGGACTTCGAACGCATCGTCGCGGCGCTGCGCGAACTCGAAAACGACGAGACGCTGCTGGTGCAATCGGGTCGGGCCGTGGGCATCGCCCGCACACACCCCGATGCCCCGCGCGTGCTGATCGCCAACTCGCTGCTGGTACCGGCGTGGGCGACATGGGATGAGTTCCGCCGCCTGGAGGCGAAGGGCTTGACCATGTACGGCCAGATGACCGCGGGAAGCTGGATCTACATCGGCACGCAGGGCATCCTCCAGGGAACCTACGAGACCTTCGGCGCCGCGGCGAAGGAGCACTTCGGCGGCTCACTCAAGGGACGACTGGTCGTCACCGGAGGGCTCGGGGGCATGGGCGGGGCCCAGCCGCTCGCCGCGACGATGAACGGCGGCGTCTGCCTGTGCGTCGAAGTGGATCAGGCGCGTATCGAGCGGCGCATTCGCACCCGTTACCTCGACCGCTGGACGGCCGACCTCGATGAGGCGCTGAATTGGTGCAATGACGCGAAGAATAAAGGCGAGGCACATTCCGTCGGCCTGCTGGGCAACTGCGCCGATGTGCTGCCGGAGTTGATCCACCGCGGCGTCACGCCCGACCTGCTCACCGACCAGACCTCGGCCCACGACGCACTTAACGGTTACGTGCCCAACGGCATGCGCTACGCTGATGCGACCGCACTTCGCGAACGCGACCCGGAGCGCTACATCGGCGAGTCCATGAAGGCGATGGGCGTTCACGTCCAGGCGATGATCGAGTTGCAGAAGCGCGGAGCGCTCACCTTCGATTACGGCAACAACATCCGCGGGCAGGCCAAGCTCGTCGGCGTGGAGAACGCCTTCGACATCCAGGGTTTCGTGCCGCTGTTCATCCGCCCGCTGTTTTGCGAGGGACAAGGGCCGTTCCGCTGGGCGGCGCTCTCCGGCGATCCCAAGGACCTCGCCCGAACCGATCGCGCCGTGCTCGAGACGTTCCCCGAGAATGAGCACCTCTGTCGCTGGATTCGACTGGCCGGCGAGCGCGTGGCGTTCCAGGGTTTGCCCGCGCGAATCTGCTGGCTGGGCTATGGCGAGCGGGCGAAGATGGGGCTGGTGTTCAACGAGCTTGTTCGCAAGGGTGAGGTTTCCGCGCCCATCGTCATCGGGCGGGACCACCTCGACTGCGGCAGCGTCGCCTCGCCGAACCGCGAGACCGAGGGCATGAAGGACGGGTCGGACGCGATCGCCGACTGGCCGGTGCTCAATGCCCTGCTCAACACCGCCTGCGGAGCGAGCTGGGTCAGCGTGCATCACGGCGGCGGCGTGGGCATCGGCTACGCCTTGCACGCCGGGCAGGTGATCGTGGCCGACGGCACCAAGGAAGCGGCCGCTCGACTCGAACGCGTGCTCACGGCCGACCCTGCGACGGGCGTCTTCCGCCACGTAGACGCGGGGTATGAGAAGGCGGCGCAGATCGCGAAGGAGCGAGGGGTGAAGGTGCCAAAGTAA
- the priA gene encoding primosomal protein N', whose protein sequence is MARSKRQGDGELLWRDEGTRRAGPVAEVAPILRISKAYSFAIPEELADSLSVGQRVTVPLGRRGRPTPAFVTRIDHGPWDATLRPIHGLIDDASFLTPELIELGREISRHYLCPLGITLKAMTPEAVRQERGLRTVRYVRAAVTAEKIEAEGHRLTEARRAILLALGSAGEAISQDALLEAAGASVGVLREMARRGWVEIERRRELPEEDADAGGDSPGELIDEPEFELNEEQVEALRRMRETIGAGAFKVTLLLGVSGSGKTEVYIRAMRSVMESGRQAMLLVPEIALTTQLVARLSRRLPGVAVNHSGLSEGQRSRLWRRIAAGETNVVVGTRSAVFAPCPKLGLICVDEEQEPSFKNLQAPRFHVRDAAIMRAARLGIPVVLGSATPSLESYYLSERRSDWQRVYLRRRVMELPLPKVHVVDMRDEVAELRRDVVLSRALENLLRETLERGEQAIILLNRRGFATKVICERCGTRVTCPNCNMAMVVHAASGQCVCHYCRLRIPIPETCPNLGCGGAMVQRGRGTQRIEQLLSERFPQARIRRADSDTMTHRRHYEEAVRDFERHEVDVLVGTQMIAKGLDFPKVSLVGVIDADASAPGGDFRAGERLFQLITQVAGRAGRASTGGRVVVQTTSPELPALRFALTHDFEAFATSELEVRRKTLLPPFRRLARFVLAHEREQTARSEAAALGERVREAIAALKLERADVLGPNPCALSRLRGQYRYDLLARTLSAGQLRELLAALENTKALRTRAKSLVVDVDPVTMS, encoded by the coding sequence ATGGCCCGAAGCAAGAGACAAGGTGACGGTGAACTTCTCTGGCGCGATGAGGGAACGCGGCGGGCAGGACCCGTCGCCGAGGTCGCGCCGATCCTGCGGATCAGCAAGGCGTATTCATTCGCCATCCCCGAGGAACTTGCCGATTCGCTTTCCGTCGGCCAGCGCGTGACGGTACCGCTGGGGCGGCGCGGGCGGCCGACGCCGGCGTTCGTCACGCGGATTGACCACGGACCCTGGGACGCGACGCTGCGTCCCATTCACGGGCTGATTGACGACGCCAGCTTTCTTACCCCCGAGCTGATCGAGCTCGGCCGGGAAATTTCACGCCATTATCTCTGCCCGCTGGGAATCACGCTCAAAGCCATGACGCCGGAGGCGGTGCGGCAGGAGCGAGGGCTGCGCACGGTGCGCTACGTGCGCGCGGCCGTGACGGCGGAGAAGATCGAAGCGGAGGGGCATCGATTGACCGAAGCGCGTCGTGCCATTCTTTTGGCACTGGGAAGCGCGGGCGAGGCAATATCACAGGATGCGTTGCTCGAGGCTGCGGGGGCGTCGGTCGGGGTGCTGCGCGAGATGGCCCGACGGGGCTGGGTGGAGATCGAGCGGCGCCGCGAGTTACCGGAAGAAGACGCCGACGCTGGGGGCGATTCGCCGGGCGAACTGATCGATGAACCCGAATTCGAACTGAACGAGGAGCAGGTCGAGGCGCTGCGGCGCATGCGGGAGACGATCGGCGCGGGTGCGTTCAAGGTGACCCTGCTGCTGGGGGTGAGCGGATCGGGCAAGACGGAGGTCTACATCCGGGCGATGCGCTCGGTGATGGAGAGCGGACGGCAGGCGATGCTGCTCGTGCCGGAGATCGCCCTGACGACGCAGCTCGTGGCGCGGCTGTCGCGGCGACTTCCTGGCGTGGCGGTGAATCACAGCGGACTCAGCGAGGGGCAGCGCTCGCGGCTCTGGCGGCGGATTGCCGCGGGCGAGACGAACGTGGTGGTCGGTACGCGCAGCGCGGTGTTCGCCCCATGTCCGAAGCTCGGCCTGATCTGTGTGGACGAGGAGCAGGAGCCGAGCTTCAAGAATCTTCAGGCGCCGCGGTTTCACGTCCGCGATGCGGCGATCATGCGGGCAGCCCGGCTGGGGATTCCGGTCGTGCTGGGATCGGCCACGCCGTCGCTGGAGTCGTACTACCTGAGCGAGCGTCGCAGCGACTGGCAGCGCGTGTATCTGCGGCGGCGGGTGATGGAGCTTCCGCTGCCCAAGGTTCATGTGGTGGACATGCGCGACGAGGTGGCGGAGCTGCGCCGGGACGTGGTGCTCTCGCGGGCACTGGAAAACCTGCTCAGGGAGACGTTGGAGCGCGGCGAGCAGGCCATCATCCTGCTCAACCGCCGCGGGTTCGCGACGAAGGTCATCTGTGAGCGCTGCGGAACGCGGGTGACCTGCCCCAACTGCAATATGGCCATGGTCGTGCATGCCGCGAGCGGGCAGTGCGTTTGTCATTATTGCCGGCTGCGAATTCCCATTCCCGAAACATGTCCGAACCTCGGCTGCGGTGGAGCGATGGTGCAGCGCGGCCGGGGCACGCAGCGGATCGAGCAGTTGCTGTCGGAGCGGTTCCCGCAGGCACGAATTCGCCGGGCGGATAGTGACACCATGACGCACCGGCGGCATTACGAAGAGGCCGTGCGCGACTTCGAGCGTCACGAGGTGGACGTGCTCGTGGGCACGCAGATGATTGCCAAGGGGCTGGATTTCCCGAAAGTGTCCCTGGTGGGGGTGATCGACGCGGATGCCTCGGCGCCGGGCGGGGATTTTCGCGCCGGGGAGAGGCTGTTCCAGCTTATCACCCAGGTGGCCGGTCGAGCGGGACGGGCGAGCACCGGCGGGCGTGTGGTGGTGCAGACCACGAGTCCGGAGCTGCCGGCACTGCGTTTCGCCCTGACGCACGACTTTGAGGCCTTTGCGACGAGCGAGCTGGAGGTTCGCCGGAAGACGCTGCTGCCGCCGTTCCGGCGTCTGGCACGGTTCGTGCTCGCCCATGAACGGGAGCAGACGGCACGGTCCGAGGCGGCTGCGCTCGGGGAGCGGGTCCGGGAGGCGATTGCGGCGCTGAAACTCGAACGGGCGGACGTTCTGGGCCCGAATCCGTGTGCGTTGAGCCGGCTGCGGGGGCAGTATCGGTATGATCTGCTGGCGCGGACACTCAGCGCGGGGCAGCTTCGCGAATTGCTCGCGGCGCTGGAGAACACGAAGGCCCTGCGAACAAGGGCGAAGTCACTGGTGGTGGATGTCGATCCGGTGACGATGAGTTGA
- a CDS encoding VCBS repeat-containing protein, translating into MKARLSTTSGLLGASLLAIGPALMFLSGCSVNFAPGGGDGQGGTLVVGRTFGDFFAIQVDPQSEDSSGPQFVVADDLDNDGLIDLVSAWNQSEPVQVHFQRRNARNELAFETVTIAGSVPVVSVAGLAVADFDADGHLDIAVLIKQSLLDAPGCLDNASPDDATLSGVIILYMGPDNPDLANRALAWREIPVGVSRLAGAGNAAGAPEEGGYTQLSVGDIDVDGDMDLITAWNGGCGGPEIVVFQNQGPARVRDGTWVAQTIPDSLESTRGSRIKTATIADIDSDGDLDIVATFPDATTANVRWYRNPARDVVDDYHISDGTWQTGAVGHVKPRAGFDELGSADVATVSDIDGDGLVDVVVRSSGGGVIQWFKRPEAPTTAPLRQLPWQVYTIAEYTDRTPESIAVGDLDGDGQVELAASAEGGLSLFNATTGDGIYEQWIETLLVDDSPADQNAPPPDVTDPNIEPGQDTLVVTTLMNSILIVDLDQDGRNDMIVPFDRSGLSGLSSDLIVWFRNTR; encoded by the coding sequence ATGAAGGCACGGCTGAGCACAACTTCAGGGCTCCTCGGAGCCTCGTTACTGGCGATCGGACCGGCACTTATGTTCCTCTCCGGGTGCAGCGTGAATTTCGCGCCCGGCGGTGGCGACGGCCAGGGCGGCACCCTCGTCGTCGGGCGGACCTTCGGCGACTTCTTCGCCATCCAGGTCGATCCGCAAAGCGAGGACTCCTCCGGCCCGCAATTCGTTGTCGCGGATGATCTCGACAACGACGGCCTGATCGACCTCGTCTCCGCCTGGAACCAGTCCGAGCCGGTGCAGGTCCACTTCCAGCGCCGCAACGCCCGCAACGAACTGGCCTTCGAAACCGTCACCATCGCCGGCAGCGTGCCCGTCGTTTCCGTTGCCGGACTCGCCGTCGCCGACTTCGACGCGGACGGCCATCTCGATATCGCCGTACTCATCAAGCAGTCCCTGCTCGACGCGCCCGGCTGTCTGGACAACGCCAGCCCCGACGACGCCACGCTCAGCGGCGTGATCATCCTCTACATGGGTCCGGACAACCCCGATCTGGCCAACCGCGCCCTCGCCTGGCGGGAGATTCCCGTCGGCGTATCGCGACTGGCCGGTGCCGGCAATGCCGCGGGTGCACCCGAAGAGGGCGGCTACACCCAGCTTTCCGTCGGCGATATCGACGTCGACGGCGACATGGACCTGATCACCGCCTGGAACGGCGGCTGCGGCGGACCCGAAATCGTCGTCTTCCAGAATCAGGGACCGGCCCGCGTCCGCGACGGCACTTGGGTCGCGCAGACCATTCCCGACAGCCTCGAATCGACGCGCGGCAGTCGTATCAAGACCGCGACGATCGCCGACATCGACAGCGACGGCGATCTCGACATTGTCGCCACCTTCCCCGACGCCACCACGGCCAACGTCCGCTGGTACCGCAACCCCGCTCGCGACGTCGTGGATGATTACCACATCTCCGACGGCACCTGGCAGACCGGCGCCGTCGGCCACGTGAAGCCCCGGGCAGGATTCGACGAGCTCGGCAGCGCCGACGTCGCCACCGTCTCAGACATCGACGGCGACGGACTGGTGGATGTCGTCGTCCGCTCCAGCGGCGGCGGCGTAATTCAGTGGTTCAAGCGGCCCGAAGCCCCGACCACCGCTCCCCTGCGCCAGCTTCCCTGGCAGGTCTACACGATTGCCGAATACACCGACCGGACCCCGGAGAGCATCGCCGTGGGCGACCTCGACGGCGATGGCCAGGTCGAGCTCGCCGCTTCGGCCGAGGGCGGACTCTCCCTCTTCAATGCCACCACCGGCGACGGCATCTACGAGCAGTGGATCGAAACGCTCCTCGTCGACGACAGCCCGGCGGACCAGAACGCTCCGCCGCCCGATGTGACCGATCCCAACATCGAACCCGGTCAGGACACCCTCGTGGTCACGACCTTGATGAACTCCATCCTGATCGTCGATCTCGACCAGGACGGGCGGAACGACATGATCGTGCCGTTCGACCGCAGCGGACTGAGCGGACTCTCCAGCGACCTCATCGTCTGGTTCCGCAACACGCGCTGA
- a CDS encoding FHA domain-containing protein, which translates to MTMSSTGESAPLVAASAPRVRLVPDAGKDEDQAIECRRVVTLIGSRPGCKIHLKHRSVSALHAAIVNDGANIHVLDLNSDQGTLLNSLKLESERAQDGDLLSIGPWMFRIDVQKEAAGSEAGAPRDLFGVSLDPTPRVVALEHIPTGRILHPRRDVCTLGRRSGCDIVIEDFRVSRVHALLLRYFGHPAVFDVLSHNGTRVNGQEVGFHLLSDGDIIAVGEAQFRVRLIVSSVSLAASGKPDAPPARIPATPRADEVDLADIERAETWKDRHNGDGTMNGS; encoded by the coding sequence ATGACGATGTCTTCGACCGGTGAATCGGCTCCGTTGGTGGCAGCTTCGGCACCGCGCGTACGACTCGTCCCCGACGCCGGCAAGGATGAGGATCAAGCCATTGAGTGCCGTCGCGTTGTCACGCTGATCGGTTCACGCCCGGGCTGCAAGATCCATCTCAAGCACCGCAGCGTAAGTGCACTGCACGCCGCGATCGTCAACGACGGGGCCAACATCCACGTGCTGGACCTCAACAGCGATCAGGGCACGCTACTCAACAGCCTGAAGCTGGAAAGCGAGCGGGCCCAGGACGGCGATCTCCTGAGCATTGGGCCCTGGATGTTTCGAATCGATGTTCAGAAGGAAGCCGCGGGCTCCGAGGCGGGTGCGCCCAGAGACCTTTTCGGCGTAAGCCTTGATCCCACGCCGCGGGTCGTCGCTCTCGAGCATATTCCCACCGGGCGCATCCTCCATCCGCGGCGCGACGTGTGCACGCTGGGGCGGCGCTCCGGTTGCGACATCGTGATCGAGGACTTCCGCGTTTCGCGGGTTCACGCCCTGCTGCTGCGTTACTTCGGCCACCCGGCGGTCTTCGACGTGCTCAGCCACAACGGCACGCGCGTCAACGGGCAGGAGGTCGGATTCCACCTGCTCAGCGATGGGGACATCATTGCCGTGGGCGAGGCGCAGTTCCGCGTGCGGCTGATCGTGTCGAGCGTTTCCTTGGCGGCGTCGGGCAAGCCCGACGCGCCGCCGGCACGCATCCCGGCGACGCCACGGGCCGATGAAGTGGATCTGGCCGACATCGAGCGGGCGGAGACCTGGAAGGACCGTCATAACGGCGACGGTACGATGAACGGCTCATAG
- a CDS encoding cofactor-independent phosphoglycerate mutase, with product MKYAIILPDGAADLPVPELDGRTPLEAARKPNMDWIAASGRQGRVVTVPEGYTPGSDVATLTLFGYDPAKYYSGRAPLEAAAQGLPVGEDELVFRCNLVTIVDGVMADFTAGHIGQKEAERILADLNTLLGGERCRFHVGVSYRNLMIAARASEIDVQCTPPHDIPDKAVDRYLPRGRGAEWLRGLMDQARALLSEHDVNVVRRDLGENPVTDIWLWGQGRPMVLPTLHERFGLRGALIAAVDLIRGIARLAGMDVIDVPGATGYLDTDYAAKGRYAVEALDKYDVVVVHVEAPDEAGHLGNVREKVAAIERVDAHVVGRVLNRLRQEPEWRILVAPDHPTPVSTRVHSAEPPPFCLAGTRFHGIVQRAFCESAASKSDLFIDPGHELLEYFLRGS from the coding sequence ATGAAATACGCCATCATTCTACCCGACGGCGCGGCCGACTTGCCCGTGCCCGAGCTCGACGGCCGCACGCCGCTGGAGGCGGCGCGCAAACCCAACATGGATTGGATCGCCGCCAGCGGGCGGCAGGGTCGCGTGGTCACCGTGCCCGAGGGGTACACGCCGGGCAGTGATGTCGCCACGCTGACACTCTTCGGCTACGACCCGGCGAAGTACTACAGCGGGCGGGCACCGCTCGAAGCGGCGGCGCAGGGACTCCCCGTCGGCGAGGATGAACTTGTCTTTCGCTGTAACCTCGTAACCATCGTCGATGGGGTCATGGCGGACTTCACGGCCGGGCACATCGGGCAGAAGGAGGCGGAACGGATCCTCGCCGATTTGAACACGCTGCTCGGTGGGGAGCGGTGCCGGTTCCACGTGGGGGTGTCGTATCGCAACCTGATGATCGCGGCGCGGGCGTCGGAGATCGACGTGCAGTGCACGCCGCCGCACGACATTCCCGACAAGGCCGTGGACCGATATCTTCCGCGTGGCCGCGGGGCGGAATGGCTGCGCGGACTGATGGACCAGGCGCGGGCGCTGCTTTCCGAGCACGATGTGAACGTCGTTCGGCGCGATCTGGGCGAGAACCCGGTCACGGATATCTGGCTATGGGGGCAGGGGCGACCGATGGTGCTGCCGACGCTCCACGAGCGTTTCGGCCTGCGCGGGGCGCTGATCGCCGCCGTTGACCTGATCCGCGGCATCGCCCGCTTGGCCGGTATGGACGTCATCGATGTTCCTGGAGCAACCGGATATCTCGACACCGACTACGCCGCCAAGGGTCGCTACGCTGTTGAGGCACTGGACAAATACGACGTGGTTGTCGTTCACGTGGAAGCGCCGGACGAGGCGGGCCATCTGGGCAACGTGCGCGAGAAAGTCGCGGCGATCGAACGCGTCGACGCGCATGTCGTGGGACGGGTGCTCAATCGGCTGCGGCAGGAGCCGGAGTGGCGGATTCTCGTCGCTCCAGATCATCCGACCCCGGTGAGTACGCGGGTGCACTCGGCCGAGCCGCCGCCGTTCTGCCTGGCGGGGACGCGCTTTCACGGCATCGTGCAGCGGGCTTTTTGCGAATCCGCGGCGAGCAAGAGCGATCTTTTCATCGATCCGGGGCATGAATTGCTGGAGTATTTCCTGCGGGGATCGTAG
- the queG gene encoding tRNA epoxyqueuosine(34) reductase QueG: MGPQELRTTVLRLAARAGFDLCGIAPAEPHARGDYLRAWLAAGRAGSMDYLHRNLESRLDPRELLDGARSVIVTAMNYHQPQAAFNPNDSTDARPRGRVARYAWGEDYHRILKDRLFDLVHSLEQALPSPFRFRVCVDTAPIIERELAARAGLGWIGKNTMVLSRRLGSYFFIGEVLTDLDIAADEPASDHCGACTACLDACPTAAFPAPYEMDASRCISYLTIEHRGAIDDSLAALTGDWLFGCDVCQEVCPYNREAPATIDPQLAARHPAPDVDLQEVLAWTPDDYRRHLRGRAMKRAKLDMLQRNARIALDNSGA; the protein is encoded by the coding sequence ATGGGGCCGCAGGAATTGCGTACAACCGTTCTCCGCCTCGCCGCCCGCGCGGGATTCGACCTCTGCGGCATCGCGCCGGCCGAGCCGCACGCCCGTGGCGACTACCTCCGCGCCTGGCTGGCCGCCGGCCGCGCGGGATCGATGGACTACCTCCATCGCAATCTCGAATCCCGGCTCGACCCCCGAGAACTCCTCGACGGCGCCCGCAGCGTGATCGTTACGGCCATGAACTACCACCAGCCGCAGGCCGCGTTCAACCCGAACGACTCAACCGACGCTCGTCCCAGGGGGCGCGTTGCCCGCTACGCCTGGGGCGAGGACTACCACCGCATCCTCAAGGATCGCCTGTTCGACTTGGTTCACTCCCTTGAACAGGCGCTGCCCTCGCCGTTCCGATTTCGCGTCTGCGTGGACACCGCGCCAATCATCGAACGCGAGCTCGCCGCCCGCGCCGGCCTGGGTTGGATCGGAAAGAACACCATGGTGCTGAGCCGCCGTCTGGGCAGCTATTTCTTCATTGGCGAAGTCCTTACCGATCTGGACATCGCCGCGGATGAGCCTGCCTCCGATCACTGCGGCGCCTGTACGGCCTGCCTCGACGCCTGCCCGACCGCTGCATTCCCCGCGCCGTATGAAATGGACGCCTCGCGCTGCATCAGCTATCTGACCATCGAGCATCGCGGCGCGATCGATGACAGCCTCGCGGCACTCACCGGCGACTGGCTCTTCGGTTGTGACGTCTGCCAGGAGGTCTGCCCGTACAACCGCGAAGCACCCGCAACGATCGACCCGCAACTCGCCGCCCGTCATCCCGCGCCGGATGTCGACCTTCAAGAAGTGCTTGCCTGGACGCCCGACGACTACCGCCGCCATCTGCGCGGCCGGGCGATGAAACGCGCCAAGCTCGACATGCTTCAGCGCAACGCCCGCATCGCCCTCGACAATTCGGGCGCATAG
- a CDS encoding HEAT repeat domain-containing protein, whose product MSEDAAHACKRAAERADRTLAYYPLQKYKNGGGVYENNTGFCPRIAQGDIAQRDRYLRECWEKTQALGRMDVPEGQDSIPTPTIDDVPKLVAALADDSRCVRRFAVNALGKLGPAGLGTPAVAALIKALTDEDEWVRAFAAQALGETGAPEATAALTKATSDDSEAVRKAATGALRKLRGS is encoded by the coding sequence ATGTCGGAGGATGCCGCGCACGCGTGCAAGCGAGCCGCGGAGAGAGCAGACCGGACGCTGGCTTACTACCCGCTCCAGAAGTACAAGAACGGGGGCGGGGTGTACGAGAACAACACTGGATTCTGCCCTCGCATTGCCCAGGGCGACATCGCCCAACGGGACCGTTATCTGCGGGAATGCTGGGAGAAAACGCAAGCGCTGGGTCGCATGGACGTTCCGGAAGGGCAGGACTCGATTCCCACACCCACGATCGATGACGTGCCCAAGCTCGTGGCGGCGCTCGCCGACGACAGCCGTTGCGTGCGGCGGTTCGCAGTAAATGCACTAGGAAAATTGGGGCCGGCGGGTCTCGGCACACCGGCCGTCGCCGCGCTGATCAAAGCACTCACTGACGAGGACGAGTGGGTCCGCGCCTTCGCCGCCCAGGCGCTCGGCGAGACCGGTGCGCCCGAAGCAACGGCGGCGTTGACCAAAGCCACATCGGACGACTCGGAAGCGGTTCGAAAAGCGGCGACAGGCGCACTGCGTAAGCTCCGTGGATCGTGA
- a CDS encoding CPBP family intramembrane metalloprotease: protein MWLISPLAQDLLFAGYIYGLFDTVFAGYAHSRVRIRWAVLITAAYFGLWHVPNFAGMDTGYVLFQLLYTTVGGAWILLARQYTGSILPGVLTHMACNFIGWL from the coding sequence ATGTGGCTCATATCCCCCCTTGCGCAAGACCTGCTGTTTGCCGGCTACATTTATGGCCTCTTCGACACGGTCTTCGCCGGATACGCGCATTCCCGCGTACGCATTCGGTGGGCCGTTCTTATCACCGCTGCGTACTTCGGCCTATGGCACGTTCCAAACTTCGCGGGGATGGACACCGGATACGTTCTCTTTCAGCTTCTGTACACAACGGTAGGTGGAGCTTGGATCCTGCTGGCGAGACAATATACCGGGAGCATTCTGCCCGGGGTGCTCACACACATGGCATGCAACTTTATCGGGTGGCTCTGA
- a CDS encoding nucleotide pyrophosphohydrolase, producing the protein MQLADLQALINRMYSDKDRERGTPATFLWLVAEIGELAEALREGTPEEKAAEFADVVAWLVTLANVNDVDLTKALHEKYGTGCPGCGKMVCTCESKP; encoded by the coding sequence ATGCAACTCGCCGACCTGCAAGCCCTTATCAACCGTATGTACAGCGACAAGGATCGCGAGCGGGGAACGCCGGCGACGTTTCTTTGGCTGGTGGCGGAAATCGGGGAACTGGCCGAGGCCCTTCGCGAGGGCACGCCGGAGGAGAAGGCGGCCGAGTTCGCCGACGTCGTGGCGTGGCTGGTCACGCTGGCGAACGTCAACGATGTCGATCTGACGAAAGCCCTTCACGAAAAATACGGCACCGGCTGCCCGGGCTGCGGGAAGATGGTGTGCACGTGCGAATCGAAGCCGTGA
- a CDS encoding Fe(2+)-trafficking protein translates to MSNDQRIQQFRQMTEADPENELGHFSLGRALLEAGRAEEAAASFERVIALKPEMSKAYQLLGEALERAGQREPAVEVLTRGVTVADKQGDRMPRDAMVSLLKDWGAPVPALAASAGAAAAESGPGGMSREGFQCVRCGRPSGQMPKPPFKGELGQRIHDHVCQPCFREWIPMGTKVINELGLQLSTPAGQETYDQYMIEFLQLDQV, encoded by the coding sequence ATGAGCAACGACCAACGTATTCAGCAGTTCCGTCAGATGACCGAAGCCGACCCGGAGAACGAGCTGGGGCACTTCAGCCTCGGCCGGGCGCTTCTTGAAGCCGGTCGTGCGGAGGAGGCCGCGGCGTCCTTCGAACGGGTCATTGCGCTCAAGCCGGAGATGTCCAAGGCGTATCAGCTACTTGGCGAGGCACTGGAGCGGGCGGGTCAGCGCGAGCCGGCCGTCGAAGTGCTGACCCGCGGCGTGACGGTGGCTGACAAGCAGGGCGATCGCATGCCGCGTGACGCCATGGTGTCACTCCTGAAGGATTGGGGGGCGCCGGTACCCGCGTTGGCGGCATCGGCCGGAGCCGCGGCGGCCGAGTCCGGTCCGGGCGGAATGAGCCGTGAAGGATTTCAATGCGTGCGATGCGGCAGGCCGAGCGGACAGATGCCCAAACCACCCTTCAAGGGAGAATTGGGGCAGCGGATTCACGACCACGTCTGCCAGCCCTGCTTCCGGGAGTGGATCCCCATGGGCACCAAGGTCATCAACGAACTGGGCCTGCAACTCAGCACGCCCGCCGGACAGGAGACGTACGACCAGTACATGATCGAGTTTCTCCAGCTCGACCAGGTCTGA